A single Lolium perenne isolate Kyuss_39 chromosome 6, Kyuss_2.0, whole genome shotgun sequence DNA region contains:
- the LOC127308238 gene encoding putative linoleate 9S-lipoxygenase 3, protein MFGLFTRAQLKGKVLLQRRNVLDLNHSGGAPLSHDTWDEFTTKGVTCQLISSTVADQNDASRGLVGEEERVEHWVMHLPPMTHSDTTYDVTFDWDVKKQGLPGAVIVRNYHATQFLLKTITIDHVPGHHGPIVFIANSWVYNTDKYHYDRVFFTNDTCLPSNMPVLLQPYREEELQILRGDHPKQKHDRAYQDHDRVYRYDLYNDLGDPDNKSPRPTLGGPDSPYPYPRRGRTGRKPMKSDPTCESRNVVPVLQQFYVPRDECFNHVKKADFTSYLLKAISAGILPLARELFDTAVPREFDDFEDMYKLYEGGIKIPDVPVMDLMFKVFPPLKSICPSGGSYLLKMPMPEVIKNDKLAWRTDEEFAREMLAGLNPHIITRLQEFPPRSKLDGYGDQTSTIKVEHIQPYLGKLTVDKAITDGRLFILDHHDNFIPQLLKINSLENTFVYATRTLLILQDDDTLKPIAIELSRPRLDEIGTKVVGADSKVYTPPSSAGSESDNKVQDTIWQLAKAYAAVNDSAWHGLISHWLHTHAVIEPFIIATNRQLSVTHPIYKLLQPHYRDTMMINALARQVLISAGGFFEMTVCPGEYALRISSDVYKNWNFTEQALPVDLIKRGVAKHDSTSPCGVSLLIKDYPYAVDGLAVWSAIENWAEEYVKIYYPSDSVVQDDAELQAWWKEVREVGHGDIKDQPWWPKMTTVQELVRSCATIIWIASALHAAVNFGQYSYAGYLPNRPTVSRRPMPELGTKEYQEVETNPDMAFIHTITSQLQSIIGVSVIEVLSNHSSDEVYLGQRDDPHWTSDDRAKKVFDKFSKSLIDIEKSIISRNKDENLKNRNGPAQFPYMLLYPNTSDIDGESATGITAKGIPNSISI, encoded by the exons ATGTTCGGATTGTTTACTCGGGCGCAGCTCAAGGGCAAGGTGTTGCTCCAGCGCAGGAACGTCCTCGACTTGAACCACTCCGGCGGCGCCCCCCTCAGCCACGACACCTGGGATGAGTTCACCACCAAAGGCGTCACCTGTCAGCTCATCAGCTCCACCGTCGCCGATCAAA ACGACGCCAGCCGGGGTCTGGTGGGTGAGGAGGAGCGCGTGGAACACTGGGTGATGCACTTGCCCCCAATGACCCACAGCGACACCACCTACGATGTCACCTTCGACTGGGACGTGAAGAAGCAGGGCCTCCCCGGCGCCGTCATCGTCCGCAACTACCACGCCACCCAGTTCCTTCTCAAGACCATCACCATCGACCACGTCCCCGGCCACCACGGCCCCATCGTCTTCATCGCAAACTCATGGGTCTACAACACCGACAAGTACCACTACGACCGAGTCTTCTTCACCAACGAT ACTTGCCTGCCGAGCAACATGCCGGTGCTGCTCCAGCCGTACCGGGAGGAGGAGCTCCAGATCCTGCGAGGCGACCACCCCAAGCAGAAGCACGACCGCGCCTACCAAGACCACGACCGTGTCTACCGCTACGACCTCTACAACGACCTCGGCGATCCCGACAACAAGAGCCCCCGCCCCACCCTCGGCGGCCCCGACAGCCCCTACCCTTACCCGCGCCGCGGCCGCACCGGCAGGAAGCCCATGAAGAGCGATCCCACGTGCGAGAGCCGCAACGTCGTGCCCGTGCTTCAGCAGTTCTACGTGCCCCGCGACGAGTGCTTCAACCACGTCAAGAAGGCTGACTTCACCTCCTACCTCCTCAAGGCAATCAGCGCCGGCATCCTCCCCCTCGCCAGGGAGCTCTTCGACACCGCTGTGCCACGCGAGTTCGACGACTTCGAGGACATGTACAAGCTCTACGAGGGCGGGATCAAGATCCCCGACGTCCCCGTCATGGACCTAATGTTCAAAGTCTTCCCGCCGCTCAAGAGCATCTGCCCTTCCGGCGGCTCCTACCTCTTGAAGATGCCCATGCCAGAGGTCATCAAGAACGACAAGCTCGCGTGGCGCACGGACGAGGAGTTTGCCCGCGAGATGCTCGCCGGCCTCAACCCGCACATCATCACGCGCCTGCAGGAGTTTCCTCCCAGGAGCAAGCTTGACGGGTACGGCGACCAGACCAGCACCATCAAGGTGGAGCACATCCAGCCCTACCTCGGCAAGCTCACCGTCGACAAGGCGATCACCGACGGCAGGCTCTTCATCCTGGACCACCACGACAACTTCATACCTCAGCTGCTCAAGATCAACAGCCTCGAGAACACCTTCGTCTACGCCACCAGGACGTTGCTCATCCTGCAGGACGACGACACCCTCAAGCCAATCGCCATCGAGCTCAGCAGGCCACGCCTTGATGAAATCGGCACCAAAGTGGTCGGCGCCGACAGCAAGGTCTACACGCCCCCCTCCTCTGCAGGCTCCGAGTCGGACAACAAGGTCCAGGACACCATCTGGCAGCTGGCCAAGGCCTACGCCGCCGTGAACGACTCCGCCTGGCACGGGCTCATCAGCCACTGGCTCCACACCCATGCGGTGATCGAGCCGTTCATCATCGCCACCAACCGGCAGCTCAGCGTCACCCACCCAATCTACAAGCTCCTGCAGCCGCACTACCGCGACACCATGATGATCAACGCCCTAGCACGCCAAGTCCTCATCAGCGCTGGCGGCTTCTTTGAGATGACTGTCTGCCCCGGTGAGTACGCACTCAGAATCTCCTCTGACGTCTACAAGAACTGGAACTTCACCGAGCAGGCACTGCCGGTAGACCTCATCAAGAGGGGTGTGGCGAAGCATGACTCCACCAGCCCCTGTGGAGTGTCGCTGCTCATCAAGGACTACCCGTACGCGGTGGACGGGCTTGCTGTCTGGTCAGCCATCGAGAACTGGGCCGAGGAGTACGTCAAGATCTACTACCCAAGTGACAGTGTGGTTCAAGACGACGCCGAGCTGCAGGCTTGGTGGAAGGAGGTGCGTGAGGTCGGCCATGGCGACATCAAGGACCAGCCCTGGTGGCCCAAAATGACAACAGTGCAGGAGCTTGTCAGGTCCTGCGCTACCATCATCTGGATCGCCTCCGCGCTGCACGCTGCCGTCAACTTTGGCCAGTACTCCTATGCTGGCTACCTCCCTAACCGCCCAACAGTGAGCCGGCGGCCAATGCCGGAGCTAGGAACCAAGGAGTACCAGGAGGTGGAGACTAATCCGGACATGGCCTTCATCCACACCATCACGAGCCAGCTCCAGAGCATCATTGGAGTGTCTGTGATCGAGGTTCTGTCCAACCACTCCTCTGACGAGGTGTACCTAGGGCAGCGCGATGACCCACACTGGACATCAGATGACAGGGCAAAGAAGGTGTTCGACAAGTTCAGCAAGAGCCTGATCGACATTGAAAAGAGTATCATAAGTAGGAACAAGGATGAGAATCTCAAGAACCGGAATGGGCCAGCACAGTTCCCCTACATGCTGCTCTATCCCAACACCTCTGACATCGATGGCGAGAGCGCCACCGGGATCACGGCCAAGGGCATCCCCAACAGCATCTCCATCTGA